In a genomic window of Micromonospora cremea:
- a CDS encoding GNAT family N-acetyltransferase — protein sequence MSVAVDRLGPEDTALVAGRIAQAFAALEVTRWLVPDASKREAVLAGNVEILVEHAMRHGLVYASADRAAVAVWFHSVGEPAPPPPDYDARLAAACGEWTDRFEHLDELFAANHPHPDHHHLAFLAVEPERQGQGLGTALLVHHHAWLDANGMPGYLEASSTRSRDLYVQHGYRAGEPFRLPDGTPFWPMWREPVGR from the coding sequence ATGAGCGTGGCCGTCGACCGGCTCGGGCCGGAGGACACCGCGCTGGTGGCCGGCCGGATCGCCCAGGCGTTCGCCGCCCTGGAGGTGACTCGCTGGCTGGTGCCCGACGCGAGCAAGCGGGAGGCCGTGCTGGCTGGAAACGTCGAGATCCTGGTCGAGCACGCGATGCGGCACGGCCTGGTGTACGCCAGCGCGGATCGGGCAGCGGTCGCGGTCTGGTTCCACTCGGTCGGCGAGCCTGCCCCGCCGCCACCCGACTACGACGCCCGGCTCGCCGCTGCCTGCGGTGAGTGGACCGACCGGTTCGAGCATCTCGACGAGTTGTTCGCGGCGAACCACCCGCATCCGGACCACCACCATCTGGCCTTCCTGGCGGTCGAACCGGAGCGGCAGGGGCAGGGGCTGGGCACCGCGCTGCTGGTGCACCACCACGCCTGGCTGGACGCCAACGGGATGCCCGGTTACTTGGAGGCGAGCAGCACGCGCAGCCGGGACCTGTACGTGCAGCACGGCTACCGGGCCGGCGAGCCGTTCCGGTTGCCGGACGGCACGCCGTTCTGGCCGATGTGGCGGGAGCCGGTGGGCCGCTGA
- a CDS encoding APC family permease, which translates to MPPTSTVDRPSNVSEALARGRLGVPSVIFFVLSAAAPLTVVAGVVTTGYGVIGVTGIPLAFLVVAAVLALFSVGYVAMSRRVENAGAFYAYISRGLGRPAGVGAAWVALIAYNALQVGLYGTIGVAAEPVLDRIFGGHPHWSIVALVAWALVGLLGLLRVDINGMVLAALLVAEIVVILIFDLGQLGNPADGQVSLAALSPDNLFVPGVGAVLVLAILGFVGFESAVVFSEESKDPKRTVPLATYLSVAIIAGLYALSSWTMTVAVGPDRIVAEAGEQSVGLIFNLAGAQLGDTAVTIGQALFLTSVLAAMISFHNTTARYAFALGRERVLPAVFGQTSPRSGAPRAASLAQSVLGLLVILLYAVNGWDPVVKLFFWGGTTGGFGVLLLIATTSVAVIAYFVRSGGGETLWRRAIAPGLATIALFVIIWLAVSNFANLLGVAPDSTLRWALPAVYPVAAALGVGWALVLRSSRPDTYARIGLGAESAAAAARPVEQPPASAGAEVHR; encoded by the coding sequence ATGCCCCCGACATCGACAGTCGACCGACCCAGCAACGTCTCCGAAGCCCTTGCCCGAGGCCGCCTCGGCGTCCCCTCGGTGATCTTCTTCGTGCTCTCCGCCGCCGCGCCACTGACCGTGGTGGCCGGTGTCGTCACCACTGGCTACGGCGTCATCGGGGTGACCGGCATCCCGCTGGCCTTCCTGGTGGTCGCCGCGGTGCTCGCCCTGTTCTCGGTGGGCTACGTGGCGATGTCCCGCCGGGTGGAGAACGCCGGCGCCTTCTACGCCTACATCTCCCGTGGCCTGGGCCGGCCGGCCGGCGTGGGCGCCGCCTGGGTGGCGCTGATCGCGTACAACGCGCTCCAGGTCGGGCTCTACGGCACCATCGGCGTCGCCGCCGAGCCGGTGCTCGACCGGATCTTCGGTGGGCACCCGCACTGGTCCATCGTCGCCCTGGTGGCGTGGGCGCTGGTCGGCCTGCTCGGCCTGCTCCGGGTGGACATCAACGGCATGGTGCTGGCGGCGCTGCTGGTCGCCGAGATCGTGGTGATCCTGATCTTCGACCTGGGACAGCTGGGCAACCCGGCCGACGGCCAGGTCAGCCTCGCCGCGCTGTCGCCGGACAACCTCTTCGTGCCGGGAGTGGGCGCGGTGCTGGTGCTGGCCATCCTCGGCTTCGTCGGCTTCGAGTCCGCGGTGGTCTTCAGCGAGGAGAGCAAGGACCCGAAGCGCACGGTGCCGCTGGCCACGTACCTCTCGGTCGCGATCATCGCCGGGCTGTACGCGCTCTCCTCCTGGACCATGACGGTCGCCGTCGGACCGGACCGGATCGTCGCCGAGGCCGGTGAGCAGAGCGTCGGGCTGATCTTCAACCTGGCCGGTGCGCAGCTCGGCGACACGGCGGTCACCATCGGCCAGGCGCTCTTCCTGACCTCGGTGCTGGCCGCGATGATCTCGTTCCACAACACCACGGCCCGCTACGCGTTCGCGCTCGGCCGGGAGCGGGTGCTGCCGGCGGTGTTCGGGCAGACCTCGCCGCGCAGCGGCGCGCCGCGGGCCGCCTCGCTGGCGCAGAGCGTCCTCGGCCTGCTGGTCATCCTGCTGTACGCGGTCAACGGCTGGGACCCGGTGGTCAAGCTGTTCTTCTGGGGCGGCACCACCGGCGGGTTCGGCGTGCTGCTGCTGATCGCCACCACCTCGGTGGCGGTGATCGCCTACTTCGTCCGTTCCGGTGGCGGCGAGACGCTCTGGCGGCGGGCCATCGCACCCGGCCTGGCCACCATCGCGCTCTTTGTGATCATCTGGCTGGCCGTGTCGAACTTCGCCAACCTGCTCGGCGTCGCGCCGGACTCCACCCTGCGCTGGGCGCTGCCCGCGGTCTACCCGGTGGCGGCCGCGTTGGGCGTCGGCTGGGCGCTGGTGCTGCGCAGCAGCCGCCCGGACACGTACGCCCGGATCGGCCTGGGCGCGGAGAGCGCCGCGGCCGCCGCGCGGCCGGTGGAGCAGCCGCCGGCGTCGGCCGGCGCGGAGGTGCACCGATGA
- a CDS encoding GOLPH3/VPS74 family protein: protein MLIADEFFLIAHNDSRGKAKLHPAATGLGLAGGLLGELILYGHITVSNGHVTVIDRRPPGDALAHTVLDQLIGESQHQAVRTWLSFLAQSATTSVGERLARAGMLRRQESRRLLRTSVSYLPIDLNAVAWPATRLRALLDRPDPPSVPDALLLGLVVAAGLTREVLWSAGPRAHHRLNVLIPALPAPLKELVGHTEAAVGAAVLRGVP from the coding sequence TTGCTCATCGCCGACGAGTTCTTCCTCATCGCTCACAACGACAGCCGCGGCAAGGCCAAACTCCATCCGGCCGCGACCGGGCTCGGCCTGGCCGGCGGGCTGCTCGGCGAGCTGATCCTGTATGGACACATCACCGTCTCCAACGGGCACGTCACCGTCATCGACCGGCGCCCGCCGGGTGACGCGCTGGCGCACACCGTGCTCGACCAGTTGATCGGCGAGTCCCAGCACCAGGCGGTCCGCACCTGGCTCAGCTTCCTGGCGCAGAGCGCGACGACGTCGGTGGGGGAGCGGCTGGCCCGGGCCGGCATGCTGCGCCGCCAGGAGAGCCGCCGGCTGCTGCGCACCTCGGTCAGCTACCTGCCGATCGATCTCAACGCGGTGGCCTGGCCGGCCACCCGGCTGCGGGCCCTGCTGGACCGGCCGGACCCGCCGAGCGTGCCGGACGCCCTGCTGCTCGGTCTGGTGGTGGCCGCCGGGCTGACCCGCGAGGTGCTGTGGAGCGCCGGCCCGCGTGCCCACCACCGGCTGAACGTCCTCATCCCCGCGCTGCCGGCGCCCCTGAAGGAACTCGTCGGGCACACCGAGGCCGCCGTCGGCGCCGCCGTGCTCCGTGGCGTCCCATGA
- a CDS encoding IS481 family transposase: MLHRNAALTPRARLRLARLIVDEGWPVAQAARRYDVSWRTAKRWTDRYREQGADGMQDRSSRPHRSPARTPQPMVRKVVHLRCKQRLGPVQIGGRLDMPASTVHAVLVRCRLNRLRHIDRTTAEPVRRYEHPHPGAMLHVDVTKYGNIPDGGGWRYVGRFQGRRHRNATAVRTGNRGRNWAPKVGTAFVHTVIDDHSRVAYAEIRDDEKAATAIDVLRNAVAWFTARGVTIERVLSDNGSAYKSFAWRDACHELGITVKKTRPYRPQTNGKVERFHRTLNDGWALARFYNSEQARRKALPAFLHHYNHHRPHTATGGLPPITRLTNVPGQHN; the protein is encoded by the coding sequence ATGCTCCACCGTAATGCTGCTCTGACCCCACGCGCGCGTCTGCGGCTGGCGCGTCTGATCGTGGACGAGGGCTGGCCGGTCGCCCAGGCAGCACGCCGTTATGACGTCTCTTGGCGCACCGCGAAACGCTGGACAGATCGTTACCGCGAGCAGGGCGCTGACGGTATGCAGGATCGCTCGTCGCGCCCGCACCGCAGCCCGGCACGCACACCGCAGCCCATGGTCCGCAAGGTCGTGCACCTGCGCTGCAAGCAGCGCCTGGGCCCGGTCCAGATCGGCGGGCGCCTCGACATGCCGGCCTCGACCGTGCACGCCGTGCTGGTGCGCTGCCGCCTCAACCGGCTGCGCCATATCGACCGGACAACCGCTGAACCCGTGCGCCGCTACGAACACCCGCATCCGGGCGCGATGCTGCATGTCGACGTCACCAAATACGGCAACATCCCCGACGGCGGCGGCTGGCGCTACGTCGGCCGTTTCCAGGGCCGCCGCCACCGCAACGCCACCGCCGTGCGGACCGGAAACCGCGGCAGGAACTGGGCACCGAAAGTCGGGACGGCGTTCGTGCACACCGTCATCGACGATCATTCCCGCGTCGCCTACGCCGAGATCCGTGACGACGAGAAAGCCGCCACCGCCATCGACGTGCTCCGCAACGCCGTCGCGTGGTTCACCGCACGTGGTGTCACCATCGAGCGGGTCCTGTCCGACAACGGCTCGGCCTACAAGTCCTTCGCCTGGCGCGACGCCTGCCACGAGTTGGGCATCACCGTGAAGAAGACCCGCCCCTACCGGCCCCAGACGAACGGCAAGGTCGAGCGTTTCCACCGCACCCTGAACGATGGCTGGGCCCTGGCCCGGTTCTACAACTCCGAACAAGCCCGCAGGAAGGCCTTACCGGCCTTCCTGCATCACTACAATCACCACCGACCCCACACCGCCACCGGCGGCCTACCACCCATCACCAGGTTGACCAACGTCCCTGGACAGCACAACTAG
- a CDS encoding DUF397 domain-containing protein: protein MTAHDLTRADWRTSTRSSGNGNCVEVATADGQVAVRDSKDRSGPVLAFDASAWRTFLHGVGEVRRS from the coding sequence ATGACGGCGCACGACCTGACCCGGGCGGACTGGCGGACCAGCACGCGCAGCAGCGGCAACGGCAACTGCGTGGAGGTCGCGACAGCCGACGGTCAGGTCGCCGTCCGGGACAGCAAGGACCGGTCGGGTCCGGTGCTCGCCTTCGACGCGTCGGCCTGGCGCACGTTCCTGCACGGCGTCGGCGAGGTCCGCCGCAGCTGA
- the hrpB gene encoding ATP-dependent helicase HrpB: MLSDVTLDLPVRTVLPALVAALDAAGAGVLVAPPGTGKTTLAPLAVADRVTGRVVIAQPRRVAARAAARRMAELLGERVGDRVGYAVRGERQVSRATRVEVVTTGLLVRRLHNDPELPGTGAVLLDECHERQLDADLALAFAVEARATLRPDLWLLAMSATPDTDRFAALLGGPTPAPVVRAESALHPVQRVWAPPARPIAPPGGGPVDRALLDHVAATVRRALRERDGDVLVFLPGAGEIAAVTGRLADLRDAVALLPLHGRQRGSEQDAALRPADRRRVVLATALAETSLTVPGVRVVVDAGLSRVPRTDLARGLGALITVPVSRAAATQRAGRAGREAPGAVYRCWSAATHERLPARPEPEIATADLTGFALELAAWGRPDGVGLALPDPPPAAAMAVARDTLATLGAVDADGRITGRGRAIAAAGAHPRLARALLDGAGLVGAERAAEVVALLAEESAAGPGDDLVAGWRRLRAGADAGATARWRAEVRRLRGALPAGSPPRGRAAADATGRTGGPEASGRAGAGGLSDDLAAGLLVGLAYPERLARVRRPGGSAYLMTGGTAADLAAGSGLTGSDWLAVAVADRTPGAPSARIRRATPLDEATAREAAGPLLSTRREVGWSDGDVVAREVTRLGAIVLQERRLDRPDRADVAAALLTGLRQEGLGLLSWTPAARALRERLAFARHHLGAPWPEVSDEALLDAAPTWLGPELSGARRRADLARVDVAAALRRLLPWAQAAQLDELAPERIAVPSGSRVRLDYSDPAAPVLAVKLQETFGWPAAPRIGGGRVPVLLHLLSPAGRPVAVTADLASFWRTGYPQVRGELRGRYPRHPWPEDPTTATPTRRAAPRRR; encoded by the coding sequence GTGCTCTCCGACGTAACCCTGGACCTGCCGGTACGCACGGTGCTGCCGGCGCTGGTCGCGGCGCTCGACGCGGCCGGCGCGGGTGTCCTGGTGGCCCCGCCGGGCACCGGTAAGACGACCCTCGCGCCGTTGGCCGTGGCCGACCGGGTCACCGGCCGGGTGGTGATCGCGCAACCCCGCCGGGTGGCCGCGCGCGCCGCCGCCCGGCGGATGGCCGAGCTGCTCGGCGAGCGGGTGGGCGACCGGGTCGGCTACGCGGTACGCGGCGAGCGCCAGGTCAGCCGCGCCACCCGGGTGGAGGTGGTCACCACCGGCCTGCTGGTTCGCCGGCTGCACAACGACCCGGAGCTGCCCGGCACCGGCGCGGTACTGCTCGACGAGTGCCACGAGCGACAACTCGACGCCGACCTCGCGCTGGCCTTCGCGGTGGAGGCACGGGCCACCCTCCGGCCGGACCTGTGGCTGCTGGCGATGTCCGCCACTCCGGACACGGACCGGTTCGCCGCCCTGCTCGGCGGGCCCACCCCGGCCCCGGTCGTCCGCGCCGAGTCGGCGCTGCACCCGGTGCAGCGGGTCTGGGCGCCGCCGGCACGGCCGATCGCCCCACCCGGGGGCGGACCGGTGGACCGGGCCCTGCTCGACCACGTGGCGGCCACCGTCCGACGGGCGCTGCGCGAGCGCGACGGCGACGTGCTCGTCTTTCTGCCCGGGGCCGGTGAGATCGCGGCGGTCACCGGCCGGCTGGCCGACCTGCGCGACGCCGTCGCGCTGCTGCCGCTGCACGGCCGGCAGCGCGGCAGCGAGCAGGACGCGGCCCTGCGTCCAGCGGATCGACGCCGGGTGGTGCTGGCCACCGCGCTGGCCGAGACGAGCCTGACCGTGCCGGGTGTGCGGGTGGTGGTGGACGCCGGGCTGTCCCGGGTGCCCCGCACCGACCTGGCCCGTGGGCTCGGCGCGTTGATCACCGTGCCGGTCTCCCGGGCCGCCGCCACGCAGCGGGCCGGCCGGGCCGGCCGGGAGGCCCCCGGGGCCGTCTACCGCTGCTGGTCCGCGGCGACGCACGAGCGGCTGCCCGCCCGGCCGGAGCCGGAGATCGCCACCGCCGACCTGACCGGCTTCGCGCTGGAGCTGGCCGCCTGGGGGCGGCCGGACGGCGTCGGGCTCGCGCTGCCCGACCCGCCGCCGGCGGCGGCGATGGCGGTGGCCCGGGACACGCTGGCCACCCTCGGCGCGGTCGACGCGGACGGCCGGATCACCGGGCGGGGGCGGGCCATCGCCGCCGCCGGGGCGCACCCACGGCTGGCCCGGGCACTGCTCGACGGCGCCGGTCTGGTCGGCGCCGAGCGGGCGGCCGAGGTGGTGGCCCTGCTCGCCGAGGAGAGCGCGGCCGGCCCGGGCGACGACCTGGTCGCCGGCTGGCGTCGGCTGCGCGCCGGGGCGGACGCGGGCGCGACCGCCCGCTGGCGGGCCGAGGTGCGCCGGCTGCGAGGTGCCCTGCCCGCCGGTTCCCCGCCGCGGGGCCGCGCCGCCGCCGATGCGACCGGCCGGACCGGCGGTCCGGAAGCGAGCGGGCGCGCTGGCGCCGGTGGACTCAGTGACGACCTGGCCGCCGGGCTGCTGGTCGGGCTGGCGTACCCGGAGCGGTTGGCCCGGGTCCGGCGCCCGGGCGGTTCGGCGTACCTGATGACCGGCGGGACCGCCGCGGACCTGGCGGCGGGGTCGGGTCTGACCGGGTCGGACTGGCTGGCGGTGGCCGTCGCGGACCGTACCCCCGGCGCGCCCTCGGCGCGCATCCGCCGAGCCACGCCGCTGGACGAGGCGACGGCCCGGGAGGCGGCCGGTCCGCTGCTGTCCACACGCCGGGAGGTCGGCTGGTCCGACGGGGACGTGGTGGCCCGGGAGGTGACTCGACTGGGGGCGATCGTGCTGCAGGAGCGCCGGCTGGATCGTCCGGACCGGGCGGACGTGGCGGCGGCGCTGCTGACCGGCCTGCGCCAGGAAGGGCTGGGGCTGCTGTCCTGGACGCCGGCGGCCCGGGCGCTGCGCGAGCGGCTGGCGTTCGCCCGGCACCACCTCGGCGCACCGTGGCCGGAGGTCAGCGACGAGGCGTTGCTCGACGCCGCGCCGACCTGGCTGGGCCCGGAGCTCTCCGGCGCCCGGCGCCGCGCCGACCTGGCCCGGGTGGACGTGGCCGCGGCGCTGCGCCGGCTGCTGCCGTGGGCGCAGGCCGCCCAGCTGGACGAGCTGGCCCCGGAGCGGATCGCCGTACCGAGTGGTTCCCGGGTCCGGCTCGACTACAGCGACCCGGCGGCGCCGGTGCTGGCGGTGAAGCTCCAGGAGACGTTCGGCTGGCCGGCGGCCCCGCGCATCGGCGGCGGCCGGGTGCCGGTGCTGCTGCACCTGCTCTCCCCCGCCGGCCGGCCGGTGGCGGTCACCGCCGACCTGGCGTCCTTCTGGCGCACCGGCTATCCGCAGGTCCGCGGCGAGCTGCGCGGTCGCTATCCCCGGCACCCGTGGCCGGAGGACCCGACGACCGCGACGCCCACCCGGCGCGCCGCACCGCGCCGGCGCTGA
- a CDS encoding PP2C family protein-serine/threonine phosphatase, producing MTLKLRSVGTSDRGLIRSGNQDALHAGTWLVAVADGMGGMAAGDLASALTIDAVAPLDVETPEDALVAALQGGIALATTRIRQAVAEDPERQGMGTTLTALLFARTGSCLALAHVGDSRAYLFREGVLKQVTRDDTFVQMLVDQGVITADQASSHPRRAVVTQALQGDDVSPSYATMVPRAGDRWLLCSDGLSNVVRSDTLAEVLAGYPDRAACSGKLIDLALHAGGPDNVTVVVADVVKE from the coding sequence ATGACCCTGAAGCTGCGTTCCGTGGGAACGAGCGACCGTGGGCTGATCCGCAGCGGAAACCAGGACGCCCTGCACGCCGGGACCTGGCTCGTCGCCGTCGCCGACGGCATGGGCGGGATGGCGGCCGGTGACCTGGCCAGCGCGCTCACCATCGACGCGGTCGCTCCTCTGGACGTGGAGACCCCCGAGGACGCCCTGGTGGCCGCGCTCCAGGGCGGCATCGCGCTGGCCACCACCCGGATCCGGCAGGCGGTCGCCGAGGATCCGGAGCGCCAGGGCATGGGCACCACGCTGACCGCCCTGCTCTTCGCCCGTACCGGCAGCTGCCTCGCCCTCGCGCACGTCGGTGACTCGCGGGCCTACCTGTTCCGCGAGGGAGTGCTCAAACAGGTCACCCGGGACGACACCTTCGTCCAGATGCTGGTGGATCAGGGCGTGATCACCGCCGACCAGGCCAGTAGCCACCCGCGCCGGGCGGTGGTCACCCAGGCGTTGCAGGGCGACGACGTCTCCCCGTCGTACGCGACGATGGTGCCCCGGGCCGGCGACCGGTGGCTGTTGTGCAGCGACGGGCTCTCCAACGTGGTCCGCTCGGACACCCTCGCCGAGGTGCTCGCCGGCTACCCGGACCGGGCCGCCTGCTCCGGCAAGCTGATCGATCTGGCGCTGCACGCCGGCGGGCCGGACAACGTCACCGTCGTGGTGGCCGACGTCGTCAAGGAGTAA
- a CDS encoding helix-turn-helix domain-containing protein, with translation MRRRRIARELRQLRERAGMTLDVAARQLDMSKSNLSRIETAQIGIKPRDVRAALALYQVTGADAEALIEIARSAQQRGWWQNYSDVLPEWFEFYVGLEAEAVALRTYEAESVPGLLQTEAYAREIYRRTAGEDGVERKVAARLHRQEVLRRDDPVQLSVVLNEAVLLRPVGGNAVMAEQLIHMSRIAQLPNVTIQVLPFAAGGHPAMSTPYVILNFADAADASVVYLDNLTMGLALEDADQVLGYSLLHEELCRMALDPAASLTRLEQASRNFA, from the coding sequence GTGCGCCGTCGACGCATCGCCCGGGAGCTGCGCCAGCTCCGGGAACGCGCGGGCATGACCCTCGATGTGGCGGCCCGTCAGCTCGACATGTCCAAGAGCAACCTCTCCCGGATCGAGACCGCGCAGATCGGCATCAAGCCGCGCGACGTCCGGGCCGCGCTGGCCCTCTACCAGGTGACCGGGGCGGACGCCGAGGCGCTGATCGAGATCGCCCGGAGCGCACAGCAGCGGGGCTGGTGGCAGAACTACAGCGACGTGCTGCCCGAGTGGTTCGAGTTCTACGTCGGGCTGGAGGCCGAGGCGGTGGCGCTGCGCACGTACGAGGCCGAGTCCGTGCCGGGGCTGTTGCAGACCGAGGCGTACGCCCGGGAGATCTACCGGCGCACCGCGGGCGAGGACGGCGTGGAGCGCAAGGTGGCGGCCCGGCTGCACCGGCAGGAGGTGCTGCGCCGCGACGACCCGGTCCAGTTGTCGGTGGTGCTCAACGAGGCGGTGCTCCTGCGCCCGGTCGGCGGCAACGCCGTGATGGCCGAACAGCTGATCCACATGAGTCGAATCGCGCAACTACCGAACGTGACAATCCAGGTACTTCCATTCGCGGCCGGTGGACATCCCGCGATGAGCACCCCGTACGTGATCCTCAACTTCGCCGACGCCGCCGACGCGTCCGTTGTTTACCTGGATAACCTCACGATGGGCCTGGCGCTGGAGGATGCCGATCAGGTGCTCGGGTATAGCCTTCTGCACGAGGAGCTGTGCCGGATGGCGCTCGATCCGGCGGCGTCGTTGACCCGCCTTGAGCAGGCTTCTCGTAACTTTGCGTGA